One window of Selenomonadales bacterium genomic DNA carries:
- a CDS encoding phage portal protein, translated as MIGMDEFKHILQTGAASSMTFKEFLEVEIDRWRRSHKRRMMLVGERYYNGDHDILRRKREVIVEGGARIEDENLPNNKLVDNQFAKMVDQKVNYLLSKPIVYESEDAKYNELLAGIFNAKFQRILKNGGVDAFCGGGSWLYIYIDDKGKLQFQRFAPYEVLPFWKDSEHDELDCAVRVYQVEAYEGRELKTIEKVELFKLDGIERYVLKSGKLIADVDNPSESYIKAGDTEYNWERIPLVFFRTNAQEIPLIKRVKGLQDALNTMLSDLPNGMEENAGGQSILVVKNYDGTDLGEFRRNLATFKAVKVRTLDGADGGLESLQIEVNAANYEVVLKLLKKAIIENAMGYDAKDDRLGGNANQMNIKSMYSDIDLAASEMETEYQASFVQLLELVTAYLSASGNGNYSGKPVTITFNRDIIINEIEIINALVSLGVKVSNETLLGQLPFINNVQKEVERVKEESVSDMAMYSSAFDPSNGKTEE; from the coding sequence ATGATCGGAATGGATGAGTTTAAGCACATTCTGCAGACAGGGGCGGCAAGCAGTATGACATTCAAGGAGTTTTTGGAGGTCGAGATCGACCGATGGAGACGCAGTCATAAGCGCAGAATGATGCTGGTAGGTGAGCGGTATTATAACGGCGATCACGATATTTTGCGGCGCAAGCGTGAGGTGATCGTGGAGGGCGGCGCGAGGATAGAGGATGAGAATCTCCCGAACAATAAGCTGGTGGATAATCAATTTGCAAAGATGGTCGATCAGAAGGTGAACTATCTCTTGTCGAAGCCGATCGTGTACGAGAGCGAAGATGCCAAATATAATGAGCTTTTGGCGGGGATATTCAATGCCAAGTTTCAGCGCATCTTAAAAAATGGCGGTGTAGATGCTTTTTGCGGCGGCGGCAGCTGGCTGTATATCTACATTGACGACAAAGGCAAGCTGCAGTTTCAGCGATTCGCACCGTATGAAGTGCTGCCGTTCTGGAAGGACAGCGAACATGACGAGCTGGATTGTGCTGTGCGTGTATATCAGGTGGAAGCGTATGAGGGCAGAGAACTAAAAACGATCGAGAAGGTAGAGTTGTTCAAGCTTGACGGTATCGAGCGGTATGTACTGAAATCAGGCAAGCTGATCGCTGATGTGGACAATCCGTCGGAGAGCTACATTAAGGCCGGCGATACCGAATACAACTGGGAGCGTATCCCGCTCGTGTTCTTCCGTACCAACGCACAGGAGATACCGCTTATCAAGCGGGTGAAAGGATTGCAGGACGCACTGAATACGATGCTGTCCGATCTGCCGAATGGAATGGAAGAGAACGCGGGCGGACAGAGCATTCTTGTCGTCAAGAATTATGACGGCACGGATCTGGGCGAGTTTCGGCGGAATCTTGCCACGTTCAAGGCCGTTAAGGTAAGAACACTGGACGGCGCGGACGGCGGGCTGGAGAGTCTGCAGATCGAGGTCAATGCGGCGAACTATGAGGTCGTTCTGAAGCTGCTGAAAAAAGCCATTATCGAGAACGCAATGGGATACGATGCAAAAGACGATCGGCTGGGCGGCAACGCAAACCAGATGAACATCAAGAGCATGTATTCGGACATCGATCTGGCGGCGAGTGAGATGGAGACCGAGTACCAGGCATCCTTCGTGCAGCTGCTGGAGCTTGTTACCGCATATCTGTCAGCATCGGGAAACGGCAACTACAGCGGGAAGCCCGTGACGATCACGTTCAATCGGGATATCATCATAAACGAGATCGAGATCATCAATGCACTCGTCAGTCTCGGTGTGAAGGTATCGAACGAGACGCTTCTCGGACAGCTGCCGTTTATCAACAACGTACAGAAAGAAGTCGAGCGTGTAAAAGAGGAAAGCGTATCGGATATGGCGATGTACAGCAGTGCATTCGATCCGAGCAATGGAAAAACGGAAGAATAA
- a CDS encoding minor capsid protein, with protein MMQSKQYWEKRFEQLTAAQLDKGEEYFRNLERQYQQAIAEVEKDLARWYTRYASENGITLTEAKRLLKGRELEEFRMDVQEYIAKGRTLKYSSQWAKQLEAASTKFHVSRLEALKLQMQQKAEAVHAMQAEGLDKLTRDIYADGYYKTVFEVQKGFGIGFDMMRLDHNRIDKLIAKPWAADGKNFSQRIWGNRTQLVGELENRLTQSIIRGQSPKKVIAETAERFHVSKSRAGALVMTESAFFASASQKDAYTSLGVEQYKVLATLDSHTSEMCRAMDGKVMPMSEHKAGVTAPPFHVRCRSTTVPYFDDEFSIDDQRAARDADGKYYTVPADMTYEEWKKTFVDGGSKEGLAKNIKTPDSTEDVATPLKMPVNTEDVAAGVELPTDLVADTKIADDIKNGILNSIKAMQEEYDIKLDRISYEDISGQGKIPLQFYPIRAGRNFKYKLIVNSGYDWNETLELFNERIYNKNYKNGLLAAKNLTDLIKHEMAHVLTFQ; from the coding sequence ATGATGCAGAGCAAGCAGTATTGGGAGAAACGATTCGAACAGCTGACTGCCGCACAGCTGGATAAAGGCGAAGAATATTTCCGCAATCTCGAAAGGCAGTATCAGCAGGCAATAGCGGAAGTCGAAAAAGACCTTGCCCGATGGTATACGCGCTATGCAAGCGAGAACGGCATTACACTGACAGAGGCAAAGCGTCTCCTTAAAGGCCGCGAGCTGGAAGAATTCCGTATGGATGTGCAGGAATATATCGCAAAGGGCAGGACGCTGAAATATTCGAGCCAATGGGCCAAACAACTCGAAGCGGCAAGCACGAAGTTCCATGTATCTCGTCTGGAGGCACTTAAACTGCAGATGCAGCAAAAGGCAGAAGCAGTCCATGCAATGCAGGCAGAGGGACTGGACAAGCTTACACGCGATATCTATGCGGACGGCTATTACAAGACCGTCTTTGAGGTACAGAAAGGCTTCGGCATCGGCTTCGATATGATGCGGCTCGATCACAACCGAATAGACAAGCTGATCGCCAAACCGTGGGCGGCAGACGGCAAGAATTTTTCACAGCGTATCTGGGGCAATCGCACGCAGCTGGTAGGTGAACTGGAAAACCGATTAACGCAGAGCATCATCCGCGGACAGTCGCCGAAAAAGGTCATTGCCGAAACAGCAGAGCGGTTCCATGTAAGCAAGAGCAGAGCAGGTGCGCTCGTGATGACCGAGAGCGCATTCTTTGCCTCTGCTTCACAGAAGGATGCGTATACTTCTCTGGGAGTGGAACAGTATAAGGTCCTTGCCACGCTCGACAGTCACACCTCGGAGATGTGCCGAGCGATGGACGGCAAGGTCATGCCCATGAGCGAACATAAGGCAGGCGTAACAGCCCCGCCGTTCCATGTGCGCTGCCGTTCTACAACGGTACCGTACTTCGATGATGAGTTCAGCATAGACGATCAGAGGGCGGCAAGAGATGCAGACGGCAAGTACTACACCGTGCCTGCCGATATGACGTATGAGGAATGGAAGAAAACTTTTGTAGACGGCGGCAGCAAAGAGGGATTGGCAAAAAACATCAAAACGCCTGATAGCACAGAGGATGTTGCGACACCCCTCAAAATGCCTGTCAACACGGAAGATGTTGCGGCAGGTGTTGAATTGCCCACTGACTTAGTTGCTGATACTAAAATAGCGGATGACATAAAGAACGGTATTTTAAATAGCATTAAGGCTATGCAAGAAGAATATGATATAAAACTTGACAGGATATCGTATGAAGATATTTCTGGTCAAGGGAAAATACCGTTGCAGTTTTACCCGATTCGCGCAGGGCGTAATTTTAAATATAAATTGATCGTGAATAGTGGGTATGATTGGAATGAAACCCTTGAACTGTTC